Proteins encoded by one window of Nicotiana tabacum cultivar K326 chromosome 10, ASM71507v2, whole genome shotgun sequence:
- the LOC107779067 gene encoding NDR1/HIN1-like protein 6, whose product MQPHPPPYTKGPRYSGEYYYEERPRGGNPCLRCICCCHCILFFVILVVSALTYYFYRVYQPQMPRYNFQALEIKEFGYQPHDFTLTMDIIVTIKAENPNKKIELSYGEASSMNMTYTDSTILCSGKLPAFRQGYKNTTIIQVELKGKSQFGSGQYEAMQENEKNGKIPLSVTAKVPVEVLFGKTPLKKFNVLANCSLIVNNLKPGKKAEIVESKFTYKLSK is encoded by the coding sequence ATGCAACCACATCCGCCGCCTTATACAAAAGGCCCGCGGTATAGCGGTGAGTATTACTATGAAGAAAGGCCAAGAGGAGGAAACCCTTGCTTGAGATGCATTTGCTGCTGCCATTGCATCCTGTTTTTCGTTATCCTTGTTGTATCCGCCCTCACCTACTATTTCTACAGGGTCTACCAACCACAAATGCCACGTTACAACTTTCAAGCACTTGAGATTAAGGAATTTGGATATCAACCTCATGATTTTACCCTCACAATGGATATTATTGTCACTATTAAAGCAGAGAATCCTAACAAAAAGATAGAACTAAGTTACGGGGAAGCTAGCTCTATGAACATGACGTACACTGATTCAACAATATTATGTTCAGGAAAATTACCAGCTTTCCGTCAGGGATATAAGAATACAACCATAATCCAGGTTGAACTCAAGGGGAAAAGTCAGTTTGGATCAGGGCAATATGAGGCAAtgcaagaaaatgaaaaaaatggcaAAATTCCATTATCGGTGACAGCTAAGGTACCTGTGGAGGTTCTgtttggaaaaactcctttgaagAAATTCAATGTGCTTGCAAACTGTTCTTTAATTGTGAATAACTTGAAGCCTGGCAAGAAAGCTGAGATTGTTGAAAGCAAGTTCACCTACAAAttatcaaaatga